The DNA window AGCGCCTGCTCATCAAACCCCGGCCTTAGCTGTTGGCCACTGCAGGTCTGCACCATGCCGCCGTGCCAATGGCCCTGTAATAGCCGCACATTCCCGGCACGCAGTGCATCGCTCACTTCCTGCATACGCCGCGCCTGGTATTGATACAGCGCGATATCGTCGCTGGAAAGCTGCTCACGCCGCTCAGCCAGTTGGCGCTGCATAAAGCTCACCGTGCCGTCTTCGGCAAAGCGCACCTGCAGGTTATCTTGCCCTTGCACCGGCCCACTGCGTCTAATCTGGCGTAAGGTGCCGTTTTGGTATTCATAGAGGGTGGTGACCGTGCCGGCCCCACGATAAGGGCTATACACACTCATCAGCACCAGTGGGCGCTGCTGATCGTCATCCTTGCGCCACAGGCGCATGACGCCCTGATCGGCAACATAGCCGCTGGCGGTAAACGCCGGAGGTGCGGAATGGAAACTGCAGCCAGCCAGGCTGCTGGCAACCGCCGCGGCTAACAGCCAGCGCCGGATAAACAAAAGGGGCGTCATCGCCCCCCAGTCTAAGCTTTTCACAGCACGCGGTAATTATTTAACTGCGTCTTTCAGCGCTTTACCAGAAACGAATGCTGGTACGTTAGCCGCTGCGATTTTGATTTCTTTACCAGTCTGTGGGTTGCGGCCAGTGCGCTCTGCACGATGGTTTACTTTGAAAGTACCGAAACCAACCAATTGTACTGCATCACCTTCTTTCAGAGACTCAGTAATGGCAGCCAGGGTAGATTCCAGAGCTTGTTTGGCTTGAGCTTTGGAAAGGTCCGCCTTGTCTGCGATTACATCAATCAGTTGAGTCTTGTTCATAAGTTATCCTTACAGTGTGTTTATCGTTTGCAAAGCATCGAGTGCGACGGATATGCCGATTGACAGCACTCTCCTGCATACACGCACCGATAGCCACTTTTTTACGCCCCCCAAATGTAGACCAGACAGGGTGCGGATGTGAAGCCTTAAGGCATGACAAATCAGGCGTTAAATCACGTTTTATTGCCTCAGTGCGCTAAATTTATCCCAATATTGCTTACGCCAGCCTCACGAAGGTCGGATCGCAGGCCTTTAATCAGCTCGAGATCGCGTTCTTCACAGGCGGCCAACAATCGGAATATTTCCCACTGAATATCCCATTCTTCCTCAATGGCCGGCAAAATTTTCAACTCGTCGTCGGTCATTTCTTTCCCCGCCTGGGTCATTTCCAGCATCGCTACCGTGCGGATTGACGTTTCGCTGATGGCAACGGAGTGCACCAGCGTCTCGCCGCTCAGGCGCGAGTGGATCAGTTCACCTAACGCGATACACGCGTCGATAGCGGGGTAAACACCATAAATATCGTAATCTTCGGCCGCTGGGATCGCATCTTCCAACTTCTCGAGCTGGCTGTCAAAATTGACCTTGGCGTCTTTCACCACCAGCGTTTCCCATGCCAGATCCAGTATGCGGCGGTAAACCGCCGGATCGCCGAACCCGGTTTGCAGGCAAAACACCTGATAATTGGGATACATACGCTCGCACAGACAGGCCATAAAGGTCAAATGTTGCCAGCTTTCAAGCTTTTCCAAACGTAAATGAATGGGGTTACGGAGCATTGTTTCTTCTCTTACGTATGATATGCGGCGCAGTGTAACCTAATTCGCGCATGGCGGCACCTCTGGATGCGCCGCCAGCCAACGCTGGAACGCCGGGCGGCGCGAGGCGATGGCATCGGCCCAGCGCGTCGGCTCCGGTAAGCGGTAACCAGCCATGCAACGCTGCACCCAGGCCAGCGCACTGTCGGCGCTCACCCGGTGGCCGGTGGCGACAAACAGCGGGTTGCAACGCAGCTTGCTGCGCCATACCCAGCCAATCTGCTCGCCTTTATCCATCAACGGCGCTTGCGCGCCCGCCGCGTCGCCCAGCGGCTCAAATTTCCCACACAGGCGCTTTTTCGCCACGCCGATGGTCGGCACATTGATCAGCAGGCCAAAATGGCTGGCGACGCCCAAGCGGCGCGGGTGCGAAATCCCGTGGCCGTCGACAAACACCAGATCCGGCTTCTGCTGCAGTTTATCCCAGGCGGCCAACAGCGCGGGGCATTCGCGGAAAGACAGAAAACCGGGAATATAGGGCATCGTCGTGCTAATGCGCGCGAGCTGATACTCAACCAACTCCAGGGAAGGATAGCGCAGAATGGCGATGGCGGCGCGCGTTACCGCGCCTTCTTGCTCAAACCCCACGTCCGCGCCGGCAATCAACGCCGGCGGATCCGCCAGGAAATCATCATGGCGGATCACGCTGGCCGCGCGTTGCAGTTGCTCAGCGCGCAATGGCGCGATGTCGAACAGGGCCACACTCTGCTCGCCCGCCTCAGCGGTGGTATTGCGCCGAAAACGCATGGACGGCCTCCACAAAAGCGCCGGCGTGTTCCGGCGGCACATCCTGGTGGATGCCGTGGCCCAGGTTGAACACATGCCCCTCGCCGTGGCCAAAATCGGCCAGGATGGTTTCCACTTCCTGTGCAATACGCGGCGGCGGCGCATACAGAATGGAAGGATCCATATTGCCCTGCAGCGCCACTTTATCGCCTACGCGCCGGCGCGCTTCGCCAATGTCGGTGCTCCAGTCCAGCCCCAGCGCATCACAGCCGGTGGCGGCCATCGCTTCCAGCCACTGCCCGCCGCCCTTGGTGAACAGGGTGACGGGCACACGGCGGCCTTCGTTTTCACGCAGCAGGCCATCGACGATCTTGTGCATATAGTGCAGCGAGAACTCACGGTAGTCCCTGCCCGTCAGCACCCCGCCCCAGGTATCAAACAGCATTACCGCCTGGGCGCCGGCCTTGATTTGCGCATTCAGATACAGGATCACGCTGTCGGCCACCTTATCCAGCAGCAGGTGCAGGGCCTGCGGATCGGCATACATCATTTTTTTGAGCTTGGTGAAGGCTTTGCTGCTGCCGCCTTCCACCATGTAGGTGGCCAGCGTCCATGGGCTACCGGAAAAACCGATCAGCGGCACTTCGCCTTGCAGTTCCCGGCGGATGGTGCGCACCGCGTTCATCACATAGCCCAGTTCGATCTCCGGATCGAACACCGGGAGCTTGTCCACATCGGCCCGGCAGGCGATCGGGTGGGTAAAACGCGGGCCTTCGCCGGCTTCAAAATACAGCCCCAGCCCCATGGCGTCAGGAATAGTCAAAATGTCAGAGAACAGGATCGCGGCATCCAGCGCATACCGGCGCAGCGGCTGTAGCGTCACTTCACAGGCCAGCTCGGCGTTTTTGCACAGGGACATGAAATCCCCCGCCTGGGCACGCGTGGCCTTGTACTCCGGCAAATAGCGGCCGGCCTGGCGCATCATCCATACGGGCGTCACATCCACCGGCTGCCGCAGCAGCGCGCGCAGGTAGCGATCGTTCTTCAACTCGGTCATCTAGGGTTCCTATTGGCCTGTAATTTATCGCAAATAGTGTACATTATTCTGCCCGGCACAGCGCCAGCGTGTCTTCAATCAGCCGGCGCGCCACCGTGCCCGGCGGCGGCAACATCGGCAAACGATCGTAACGATACCAGCCGGCACTCAGCAGTTCTGAGGGATCGTGCTGAAGTTCGCCCTGATGATAATCGGCCATGAACGCCATCATCAACGAATTGGGGAACGGCCAGGGCTGCGAAGCCACATAGCGCAGGTTTTTGATTTCAATGCGGCTTTCTTCCATCACTTCGCGCGCCACCGCCTGCTCCAACGTCTCGCCCACTTCCACAAAGCCCGCCAGCACGGTGTGGATGCCGCCCCGGTGCCGCACATGCTGCGCCAGCAGAATCTCATCACCGCGGCGGATAGCCACGATCACGCAGGGAGCAATCTGTGGATAGTAGCGTTGATGGCAGTTGGCGCACAGGCAGGCGCTTTCGGTGCGGCTATGATGCATTTCGTGGCCGCAGTAGCCACAGAAGCGGTGGGAATGGTAAAAATCCGCCAGTTGCACCCCGCGGCCGGCCATTTGGAACAGCCCGCGCTCCTGCTCAAGCAGTTGCCGCACCGAGCTCATCCCCTGCTTCATGCCGTGGCGCACCAGCCACACCGGCGCGCCTTCCCATTCGCCGATCTGGCGTGCCAAAAGGCCGCGCAGCGAAAACTGTTGCGCCGAGCCAAACGGCAGCTCGCCGTTCGGCAACCAAAGCTTGCTTTGCTGGCTGACGATCCACCAGCCCTGTTCATTACCTGTTAATGCAAATTCCATAGCGTTATTGCACAACCTCTGCTTTACTGACACTCTACCGATCCTAATGTTTTACATTAAAAATTTATTATTCACGCAGGGAGCCCAATATGCTCAACCGTTTGGAAAGCCTGACGCAAAATGTGGGCGGCAATAATGACCTGGTTGATCAATGGTTGCAGGCCCGCAAACAGTTACTGGTCGCCTATTACACCCTGGTCGGCGTTAAACCGAATAAAGGGAAGCATACGCCGCTGAATGAAAAAGCGCTGGAGAA is part of the Gibbsiella quercinecans genome and encodes:
- a CDS encoding DUF1481 domain-containing protein, producing the protein MTPLLFIRRWLLAAAVASSLAGCSFHSAPPAFTASGYVADQGVMRLWRKDDDQQRPLVLMSVYSPYRGAGTVTTLYEYQNGTLRQIRRSGPVQGQDNLQVRFAEDGTVSFMQRQLAERREQLSSDDIALYQYQARRMQEVSDALRAGNVRLLQGHWHGGMVQTCSGQQLRPGFDEQALDWIARRERSGQSLSLAWLEAPEGRQLLLVANDDFCRWAPTKDTL
- the hupA gene encoding nucleoid-associated protein HU-alpha; its protein translation is MNKTQLIDVIADKADLSKAQAKQALESTLAAITESLKEGDAVQLVGFGTFKVNHRAERTGRNPQTGKEIKIAAANVPAFVSGKALKDAVK
- a CDS encoding YjaG family protein, yielding MLRNPIHLRLEKLESWQHLTFMACLCERMYPNYQVFCLQTGFGDPAVYRRILDLAWETLVVKDAKVNFDSQLEKLEDAIPAAEDYDIYGVYPAIDACIALGELIHSRLSGETLVHSVAISETSIRTVAMLEMTQAGKEMTDDELKILPAIEEEWDIQWEIFRLLAACEERDLELIKGLRSDLREAGVSNIGINLAH
- the nfi gene encoding deoxyribonuclease V (cleaves DNA at apurinic or apyrimidinic sites), producing MRFRRNTTAEAGEQSVALFDIAPLRAEQLQRAASVIRHDDFLADPPALIAGADVGFEQEGAVTRAAIAILRYPSLELVEYQLARISTTMPYIPGFLSFRECPALLAAWDKLQQKPDLVFVDGHGISHPRRLGVASHFGLLINVPTIGVAKKRLCGKFEPLGDAAGAQAPLMDKGEQIGWVWRSKLRCNPLFVATGHRVSADSALAWVQRCMAGYRLPEPTRWADAIASRRPAFQRWLAAHPEVPPCAN
- the hemE gene encoding uroporphyrinogen decarboxylase, coding for MTELKNDRYLRALLRQPVDVTPVWMMRQAGRYLPEYKATRAQAGDFMSLCKNAELACEVTLQPLRRYALDAAILFSDILTIPDAMGLGLYFEAGEGPRFTHPIACRADVDKLPVFDPEIELGYVMNAVRTIRRELQGEVPLIGFSGSPWTLATYMVEGGSSKAFTKLKKMMYADPQALHLLLDKVADSVILYLNAQIKAGAQAVMLFDTWGGVLTGRDYREFSLHYMHKIVDGLLRENEGRRVPVTLFTKGGGQWLEAMAATGCDALGLDWSTDIGEARRRVGDKVALQGNMDPSILYAPPPRIAQEVETILADFGHGEGHVFNLGHGIHQDVPPEHAGAFVEAVHAFSAQYHR
- the nudC gene encoding NAD(+) diphosphatase — protein: MEFALTGNEQGWWIVSQQSKLWLPNGELPFGSAQQFSLRGLLARQIGEWEGAPVWLVRHGMKQGMSSVRQLLEQERGLFQMAGRGVQLADFYHSHRFCGYCGHEMHHSRTESACLCANCHQRYYPQIAPCVIVAIRRGDEILLAQHVRHRGGIHTVLAGFVEVGETLEQAVAREVMEESRIEIKNLRYVASQPWPFPNSLMMAFMADYHQGELQHDPSELLSAGWYRYDRLPMLPPPGTVARRLIEDTLALCRAE